Proteins found in one Candidatus Thermoplasmatota archaeon genomic segment:
- a CDS encoding CBS domain-containing protein, with translation MAYEIPSGDDLKRWRASLGLTQAEVARRAGVSQPLIARIERGTVDPRASTLRSVLRALSTAERADVRVREVMTAPIVAARATDSLLKAVEIMRENDFSQLPVVSKGAPVGSLSERAILQRLHEAKDPKELALVPVESIMGPAFPAVDADEPLDAAYGMLEQHPALLVMERGRPVGLVTKADVLKLVGKGGTR, from the coding sequence ATGGCGTACGAGATTCCCTCGGGCGACGACCTCAAGCGATGGCGCGCAAGCCTCGGGCTTACCCAAGCGGAGGTCGCCCGCCGGGCGGGCGTGAGCCAACCCCTCATCGCACGCATTGAGCGCGGCACCGTCGACCCCCGCGCGAGCACGCTTCGCTCCGTCCTGCGCGCCCTCTCCACCGCCGAGCGCGCCGACGTGCGCGTGCGCGAGGTCATGACGGCGCCCATCGTCGCCGCGCGCGCCACCGACTCGCTCCTGAAGGCGGTCGAGATCATGCGCGAGAACGACTTCTCCCAGCTGCCCGTCGTCTCGAAGGGCGCGCCCGTCGGGAGCCTCTCCGAGCGCGCGATCCTCCAGCGTCTGCACGAGGCCAAAGACCCCAAGGAGCTCGCGCTCGTTCCCGTCGAGAGCATCATGGGGCCGGCCTTTCCCGCCGTCGACGCCGACGAGCCCCTCGACGCCGCCTACGGCATGCTCGAGCAGCACCCCGCGCTTCTCGTCATGGAACGCGGGCGACCCGTCGGACTCGTGACGAAGGCCGACGTGCTGAAGCTCGTGGGAAAGGGCGGGACGCGCTAG
- the metG gene encoding methionine--tRNA ligase produces the protein MSGSAGAPRRPVLVAVAWPYANGPLHLGHVAGSLLPPDLFARYHRMAGSPVLMVSGSDMHGTPILLKAEQEGVPPQELAARYHREHVEALSALDIRFDLFTTTATKNHADTVHDVFGTLLARGDIARRTMRAPYDPKAKRFLPDRYVEGTCPHCRAPDARGDQCDACGRTLDPQELLDPRSKVSGAAPEFRDTEHFFLLLPRFSQALSKWTQEQAKAASWRPNTIHFTRNWLSEGLKERAITRDMTYGVRLPAEIERQDPSLADKRVYVWFEAVVGYLSAAKEWAQREGKPDAWREWWVNPRARHYYFLGKDNIPFHTIVWPAMILGYANGKGEAYQLPWDVPANEFMTFSGSKFSKSRGNLILVKDATDRFQADAVRYYLCANMPESRDADFLWEEFARKVNDELVAAFGNFCHRTLTFAHANFEGAVPRGGSGSPPPATIAQELAQIGPHLEACRFKDALKSLMAAAMLANKWFQELAPWQSLKQDKERCGADVRELLSLVKTFALCASPFLPRAAQDLWEQLGEEGEVASQRWPSGVVPVPPGQRLGAPRALFRKIDLATMKDLLEGTPVTPSSPPSAGSAPKGPAAQPPARTPLVSIDEFAKLDLRVGLVTSVEDHPKADKLYVLKVDLGDGERQIVAGLRGHVAREALLGKRVVIVANLAPATLRGVESQGMLLAAEDAQGRIAPLAPAADVDAGAKVR, from the coding sequence ATGTCCGGCTCCGCGGGAGCGCCGCGTCGCCCCGTTCTCGTCGCCGTCGCTTGGCCCTACGCCAACGGTCCCCTGCACCTCGGACACGTGGCAGGCTCGCTCCTGCCGCCCGATCTCTTCGCACGCTACCACCGCATGGCCGGAAGCCCCGTGCTCATGGTGTCGGGAAGCGACATGCACGGGACGCCCATCCTTCTCAAGGCGGAGCAGGAGGGCGTGCCGCCGCAGGAGCTCGCCGCGCGGTACCACCGCGAGCACGTCGAGGCGCTTTCGGCCCTTGACATCCGCTTCGACCTCTTCACGACGACGGCCACGAAGAACCACGCGGACACCGTGCACGACGTTTTCGGCACGCTCCTTGCGCGCGGCGACATCGCGCGACGGACCATGCGGGCGCCCTACGATCCCAAGGCCAAGCGCTTCCTGCCCGACCGCTACGTCGAGGGAACCTGTCCGCACTGTCGCGCGCCCGACGCGCGGGGCGACCAGTGCGACGCGTGCGGCCGGACGCTCGACCCGCAGGAGCTTCTGGACCCGCGGAGCAAGGTGTCGGGCGCGGCCCCCGAGTTTCGTGACACGGAGCATTTCTTCCTGCTCCTTCCGCGCTTTTCGCAGGCGCTCTCGAAGTGGACGCAGGAGCAGGCCAAGGCCGCAAGCTGGCGGCCCAACACGATCCACTTCACGCGCAACTGGCTCTCCGAGGGGCTCAAGGAGCGCGCGATCACGCGCGACATGACCTACGGCGTGCGGCTCCCCGCGGAGATCGAGCGCCAGGACCCAAGCCTCGCCGACAAGCGCGTCTACGTTTGGTTCGAGGCCGTCGTGGGCTACCTGTCGGCGGCCAAGGAGTGGGCCCAGCGCGAGGGCAAGCCGGACGCGTGGCGGGAATGGTGGGTGAACCCGCGCGCGCGGCACTACTATTTCCTTGGCAAGGACAACATCCCGTTCCACACGATCGTCTGGCCCGCCATGATCCTCGGCTACGCCAACGGCAAGGGCGAGGCCTACCAGCTCCCGTGGGACGTGCCGGCCAACGAGTTCATGACCTTCTCGGGAAGCAAGTTCAGCAAGAGCCGAGGCAACCTCATCCTCGTGAAGGACGCGACCGACCGCTTCCAGGCCGACGCGGTCCGGTACTACCTGTGCGCCAACATGCCCGAATCGCGCGACGCCGACTTCCTCTGGGAGGAGTTCGCGCGCAAGGTGAACGACGAACTCGTGGCGGCGTTTGGCAACTTCTGCCACCGCACGCTCACCTTCGCGCACGCCAACTTCGAAGGCGCCGTGCCCCGGGGAGGCTCCGGGTCCCCGCCCCCGGCGACCATCGCCCAGGAGCTCGCGCAGATCGGGCCCCACCTCGAAGCCTGCCGCTTCAAGGACGCTCTGAAATCGCTCATGGCCGCGGCGATGCTCGCCAACAAGTGGTTCCAGGAGCTTGCCCCCTGGCAGTCGCTCAAGCAAGACAAGGAGCGCTGCGGCGCCGACGTTCGCGAGCTCCTCTCGCTCGTGAAGACCTTCGCGCTGTGCGCCTCGCCGTTTCTTCCCCGCGCCGCCCAGGACCTCTGGGAGCAGCTGGGCGAGGAGGGCGAAGTCGCCTCGCAGCGCTGGCCCTCGGGCGTCGTTCCGGTTCCGCCCGGCCAGCGCCTTGGAGCGCCGCGCGCGCTGTTCCGCAAGATCGACCTCGCCACCATGAAGGACCTTTTGGAGGGAACCCCCGTGACCCCGTCGTCGCCCCCGTCGGCCGGCTCCGCGCCCAAGGGCCCGGCCGCCCAGCCCCCCGCGCGCACGCCCTTGGTCTCGATCGACGAGTTCGCGAAGCTCGACCTCCGCGTCGGCCTCGTGACGTCCGTCGAGGACCACCCGAAGGCCGACAAGCTGTACGTGCTCAAGGTGGACCTTGGCGATGGCGAGCGGCAGATCGTGGCGGGTCTGAGGGGGCACGTCGCGCGCGAGGCGCTTCTTGGAAAGCGCGTCGTCATCGTGGCGAACCTGGCGCCGGCCACGCTTCGCGGCGTGGAGAGCCAGGGCATGCTCCTGGCCGCCGAGGACGCGCAAGGCCGCATCGCACCGCTTGCGCCGGCGGCCGACGTCGACGCGGGCGCGAAGGTGCGGTAG